The window ATCAAAAGCTTAAAATTCTTACCCACGTAAAAAGTTTAGATGACTATGCTAAGTGTTCTACTGAAGAAAAAGTTGAAGTCCGGAAAGCTCTTTATGCAGACAAAAAACTGATTGCTTCCTTTGTTCACGAAAACCCTCAAAAGTTTTCTGAAGAGAAACTCTCAATTGTTTCTAATTGGAAAAACTTTATTGAAGGAGACTTTCATATTGAACGATTTTTAAAGAGATACACCGTTTTCATTAAAGGCGCTGATGTATATGGAGTGATAGGCCTTTATCAAGGATTCGATGAGTTGGTTCATCGTTCCAATCTCCCTCTATATGTGCAGACTGTTCTATTACCCTTTAAGGGAAAAATTGTATACGATGGTATTTTTCAACCATACAACATCTATTTTGGTGGTGGAATCAAACGTAATTTAAGAGAATCCTATATGACAGCAAAACAAAATAATCGTATTATCGAAAGTCTTGAACCAACTCAAAAGGGAACTCAAAAGAAAAAACTGAGCAAACCTTTAAAAAATTGGATGCCTGAATTAAACGAACTTGCTGGCAAAGCAAAACATTTACGTGGAAGCTCCGAACATCCGGCAATTTATAGTCCGGCATTCAATATGGTAAAGGCGAGTATAGAATTTGCTCAACTAGCGGTATCTGATTCAGCTGACTTGGATCATCTCTATAAATCTTTGAGGAAAGTGGAACGAGCATTTAGTAAATCAAATACGGTACTTAATCGAGAAGAATATTAGTCAATGAAGCTCCCTGCAGCAACTCGCCGACGCGCCATAGCTTGGGCGACGGTGCGCTGCGGGGTATTACGGCGAAGGCGAATAAAAGGCTTCCATAGGCCTTCGAAATGGGCAATTTCGGGACGTCCTGTTTCGCCCTTTTTCTTTTGCTCCTCATTATCTTCCAGTTTTCTTCCCATGTGCCGATAATAAGGTCACGAAAATAGACGCCTGATGATTCCCAGGAAAAAACGGCGACGTCGAAGGATCATGCCTGGAACGACACCTGCCAAGTGATAAGGCAAGAACTCCCGACCAGTCACATCCCACCCGAGTCCCCACCGCACCACCGCGTATACGCCCCACACGGCCACCCCAAGAATTACAAGGACGGTTCCGAGGGCCGTCAACAAGTTTTTCTCATCCATTGTCTTTGCCTGTTCGTTTTGCCCTTTCCACCACCCGGCGGAAGTCTGGTAAGCATCAGCGTTTTTTAGGGTTTCTGGTGGCACAATTACACGCCCCGTTTTTCTTCTCAGACATGATTTGTTTGATAATGGTGGACGTGCTGTTTTCCTCAATGTCCTTCAAGATGTCGTCCGATGTATAGTCAAAGCAATAACAAATCTTTTCAGACATGAATGTTACAACCCCCTTCCATTAAGGTAAGCCCACTCCTTCGCAAGAGGCATGCCATGCTTTTCTCCTGACGAATTTAAGGCAAAACCTCCGCAAGAAGTACGAAAACAAACAATATATGCCTAATAAAGCATATTATCCAGGGGTTGCCAGCCACCTCCGGAGGTTATATATAGGCGGAAAAAGTCCCCATCGGGCGATTTTAACCCTATATTAGAGGAGGAGGCCATGTCCACAATATTGAGAATTAATACCAGGGAAAAGACTCACAGCTTTGAAGAGGCTGGCGGAGATCTCGCCTCCCTGGGTGGAAGGGCTTTGACGTCGAGACTGCTTCTTAATGAAGTTCCTCCCGCATGTCACCCCCTCGGCAAGGGCAACAAGCTCATTGTAGCGCCCGGGCTGTTGTCCGGTACGGCCGCTGCCAACTCGGGAAGGCTCTCAGTGGGAGCCAAGTCTCCGCTAACCGGCGGGATCAAGGAAAGCAACTCAGGAGGACTTGTTTCTCAAAAATTGGCAAAGCTTGGCATTAAGGCCGTTGTCCTTGAAGACAAGCCCGAAGATGCTGGCTTGTCTCTTATCGTCATCAAGAACGACTCGGTTGAGATACTGCCCGCCGATGAATATGTGGGCCTTGGCAATAATGAAGTCATCAAGAGGCTGTGGGAAAAGTACGGCAAGCGCGTGGGAGTGGTGACTATCGGTCCCGCGGGTGAGCAGCGTCTCACAGCGGCTTGCATCAATTTTGCCGACACAAATGGCCGACCCGGCCGGGCAGCCGGTCGCGGAGGCCTGGGCGCTGTCATGGGTTCCAAGGGCGTGAAGGCCATCGTGGTGGACGACAGCGGTTCCGGCAAGGTCCCGCTAGCCGATCCGGACGCCTTTAAGGCTGCCAACAAACGTTGGGTTGAAATACTCAGGGGCCATCCAGTGACCGGCCAGGGGCTTCCCGCCTATGGTACCGCCATCTTGATCAATATCATCAATGAAGCAGGCGCCCTTCCTACGAAGAATTTTCGCTCCGGTCGCTTTGAATTCGCCCAGGACATCAGCGGCGAGCACATGGCCGAACTCATTGAAAAACGTGGCGGAAAGACAAAGGAAGGCTGCCATCCCGGCTGCGTGATCCAGTGTTCCAATGTATATAACGACAAGGACGGCAAATATCTCACATCCGGCTTTGAGTACGAAACCATCTGGGCCCTGGGCGCTAACACTACCATCAAAGACCTGGACGATGTGGCCATGTTGGACGGTTTGTGCGATGATATCGGCCTGGATACCATTGAAACAGGAGTAACCCTTGGCGTAGCCATGGAAGGCGGACTCATAGCCTGGGGTGATGGCAAGGCGGCCATAGAACTTGTAAAAAAAGTCGCCACAGGTGAACCGATGGGCAAGATCATCGGAAATGGAGCGGTCTTTACCGGCCAGGCCCTGGGCGTGGATCGTATACCCGTGGTGAAAAGACAGGCCCTGCCCGCCTATGACCCGAGAGCCGTAAAGGGTGTGGGGGTGACCTATTGCACGTCTCCCATGGGCGCGGATCATACTGCAGGCTATGCAGTGGCCCCCAACATCTTAAAGGTAGGAGGCGATGTGGATCCCCTCAAAAAGGAAGGTAACGTGGAGATCTCCAAGAATCTACAGATTGCTACCGCAGCTATTGACAGCGCAGGGCTTTGTCTGTTTGTGGCCTTTGCTGTTCTGGATACTCAAGACGGTGTTCAAACCATAGTGGATATGCTCAACGCCCAATATGGCCTGAGTCTCACACCCGATGATGTGGTCAGTCTCGGGATGTCTGTCTTAAACGATGAATACGAATTCAACGCAAGGGCCGGTTTCACAAAAATCCATGACAGGCTGCCTGAGTTCTTTCAAGAGCCCTTGCCACCCCACAATACGACCTGGGATCTTACCGACGAGGAGCTGCAACAAGCGAAAGATTTTGGGTAACCGGATGCGGTCTCGGAGATCATGTAGGCCATTGCACTCATTAGTGTTCATCCATGAATAGACTTCATGGATGAAGGCCTTTAGCTGTCGGCAATTAGCTATTACCCACAAAACCAATAAAAGCAAGCGGTTAAGCTGAAAGCTAACCGCTAAGGGCTCATCGCTCCATCCGAAAATCTTTGATTTGTGGATGGGCACTCATTGGGAAAGAATGGTGTCCGACTCTACCGCTTTCTACAGTAAGTGACCCAGAGAGTCCTGTTGAATTAAGCAGGACTCTTTTCGTTCACTGATCTGGAAGTCTTGCCGAGCTATGGCCACTGTCTTGTTCAATGCATTTTCGTTTCTTCAGAAAAAATTGAAGGCGCAAAACCGACCTTATGCCAATGCCTCTATAGACGTGGCCGAAGGGACCACCGTCACTGACCTTGTTAATGACGTGGGCCTTGAGGTTGAGGAGATAGAGGCCGTATTTGTCAATGGATCTGTTACATCTTTCGATGCAATCCTCCACCACGGGGACCGCGTGGCTCTTGTTCCACCAGGAACCCCCGGACCCTATCGGGTACTCCTTGGAATGATAGCGCAACAGAAAAATAGCAGGTGACCGAGGCCTTCTTCCATGGCAACAGATATTCAGCTCAAACTGTTTGCCTCTTTGAGTAAGTTCCTGCCCTCTGATTCCGACCGCTTCCCGATATCTTCAGGTGAAACCGTTCAAGATGTGCTCATGACACTGGGCGTTTCCCTTGATGACGTGAAGCTCATTTTCATCAATGGCATCAAAGGGGAACTCACGTCCGTGTTACAGGGTGGCGAAAGAGTCGGTATCTTCCCGCCCTTGGGAGGGGGATAGTCTTCATGGCCACAGAGCTCACACAGAAAGTCGCCGAAGTCTCCAAACCGTCCAAATACCCGGATGGCGACTCATATATGAGCCTGTCCCTGGAAGATATTTTTAAGCTCTCCAGGTTACATGATGTGCCGGGCCGAGAGGTGGAGATTGCAGCCCTTGAAACAGGGGTCGTACCGGAAAGGTACGCACGGAATATGAAGACGTTTTCGCTCCAGCAGCAGGCCACTCTGCTCAAGTCATACGTCAGCGTCGTAGGCCTTGGGGGATTGGGAGGTATGGTGATTGAGATTCTGGCTCGCATGGGTGTTGGCACACTCACGCTGGTTGACGGAGATACTTTTGAAGAGAGCAATCTGAACCGGCAATTTCTTAGCGCCGAGAAGATGCCGCACAAGACAAAGACGGGGGCTGCGGCCAAGCGTATCCGGGCGATCAATTCTTCTGTCGTGGTTTATCTCCACGAGGAATATCTCAGTGAAAAGAATTCGACTCGCTTGCTTGGCAAATCAGATGTGATTGTTGACAGCCTCGGAGGCCTTGAAGACCGATTTATATTGGAAAGCGCTGCAAAGAAGCTCGGTTGCCCTCTGGTTTCGGCTGCTGTTGCCGGACTGACGGGCCACGTTACCACCGTTTTTCCTGAAGACCCGGGATTGGAACTAATTTACGGCAAGCCGGATAGCTTGCCGTCAGCAGGGGCAGAGGCGAGCCTCGGCTGTTTACCTCAAGTCACAACTCTGCTGGCGACATTGCAGTGTTCTGAAGTTGCCAAAATATTGCTAAAAAAAGGCGTGGTCTTAAGAAACAAGATGATGGTTGTTGATCTTTTGGACAACACATTTGAAGTAGTGCGCTTGCTTTGACGCCAGACCTTGCATCGTGAATCGTGAAGAAGTGAAAGTGTGCTCTCGCTCGAAGCCTATGAAACCGCCAAAAAAGCCCCGGAATCTGAGCAAGAAATGGCTGTAGTATGAGAATGTGCAATAGAAGATTTGAGATGCAGGCTACATACTGTCGCAATCGTTTAGAGGACTGTGAACAACCACGGTGGAAAACTCTGGGAAGAGTATGAATTCTTTTACCTATTCTATGACCTTTGTTACATACAAAGCCCTGTCCAAGTCTAGCCCTATATCTTATAAGGGTTTATTATAATTGATAAAAGCTATACCATGTTGACTTGGTATGATTTATGCTTATGTTAAAATTAATTGCCTCACGTTCACTTGGTGACAAGGCGGTAGTATTATAGATCACATGGCCAGATGGTCGGCATGTTAATGAGGAGTACATTGTCTTGGGTCGAAAAGCATTCCCCGTCATTTTCGCGCTAGGGTTGTTCTTGTGCTTTGCTGAGCTGGCTTCCAATATCGCCGGAGCTTGCTCGGCGCCTTGTGACATGCTGTGCGGCCAACAAAGTGGAAGATTGAAAGAGTTTGGTCAGCCACATGGTTGCCGTTGTGGAGCCAATGAACCCCTGTGTGACGTTTCAAAGGGCTGTGCTTCAGGGTTGCCTGAGTTCGCCCTATCTGTAGTCCCGACGGTGAAAAATCCCACACCGGCACACATAGTAGTCAATACAACCTACGTAAGTTCGTGTCTTGACTTTCCGGCGGCCATTAACTCGGTTTGGACGTTAGCCATAGGGCCGCCCGTACCGCTTTTCCTCTCAAATCTTTGCCTTTTGTGTTAACCCCTTCCTCGCAGCTCCTGCATTATCCTCTGAGAAGACCGAGTCTCTAGCTGACCGAAACCTTTTGTGGCGTCAAGCCGCAGGCTCCTTACTCTTTTATGATCAATCTTGCTCGGCCTATCTCTCGCGGTAGCAGTCATGCAACTGTAGTCAAATACCTGACAACGTGTAAGGGAGGCTTAAAGAAGAATGAAAAACCTCGGTCAATTCACAATGTGGTTTGGACTGATTGCCATATGTATATCCTCTGTATGTTACATGGTCTTGAGTTCCAAGAAAGACAATGTGACGGTCAGAAATACAGCTCGCTTCAGTTTCATCGGTTTTGCCGCGCTAATTACAATCGCTTCAATGTTGCTGATGCATTCCATACTGAACCACGAATTCATCTATAGCTATGTCACGCGATACTCGTCCCGCGATCTCCCTTTACTGTACTTGATTAGCTCTTTCTGGGCGGGCCAGGAAGGCAGCTTTCTGCTCTGGGTATTGCTCGGCGCCTGGCTTGGCATCCTGCTTATGTACAAGGCCAAGAACATGGAACCCCAGGTCATGTTCATTTACAACCTCAGCAACCTCTTCCTTATGATTCTGCTGATCAAGCAGAGTCCCTTTGGATTGCTCAACTTTGCCCCTTCTGACGGCAATGGACTAAACATGCTCTTGCAGGATCCCTGGATGGCTATACATCCGCCGGTGGTCTTTTTGGGTTACGCCGCATTTGCGATCCCCTTTGCCTATGCAATGGCTGCCCTTTGGCGAAAAGACTATGACCAGTGGATAAAGCCCGGCTTACCATGGGTTGTATTTGCTTTTGTGAGCTTGGGGGCTGGTATCATCATAGGAGGGTACTGAGCTTACAAGGTCCTGGGTTGGGGTGGCTACTGGGGTTGGGATCCCGTGGAAAATGCATCGTTGTTACCTTGGTTGGCCGGTATGGCGCTTATGCACGGCATGGTCCTCCAAAAGACAAGGAATAAGCTCCGGAAGACGAACTTCGTTTTAGCTGTTTTTCCCTTTATCCTGGTCATCTATTGCACATTTCTTACGAGATCGGGGGTTTTGGCTGATTTTTCAGTTCACTCCTTTACGGATTTGGGAATCACGGGCTGGTTAGTGCTATTTATGACCGTCTTCATTGCCATTTCTCTCTATCTCCTGTTGACACGGGCAAAGGAAATACCTGCATCTGACGGAGAGAAGAATGTGCATTTCTTTTCCAGAGAATTTGGTTTTATTACCGCCATGACTGTTCTGTGTCTCTCTACTGTCATAACCGGCCTTGGGACATCCGCACCTCTAATCACCAGAGTCCTTGAAAAGGCTTCAAAAGTCTCAACCGATTTTTACGTGGACACGAATCTCCCTCTGGCCATTCTCATGGTGATATTGTTGAGCTTTGTTCCGTTAATGGGATGGGGAAAGAACAATCTCTCCAGGCTGGCCCCTAAACTGGTATGGTCCTTAATAGGAGCCATCGTAACGGGAACAGTCGTTCTCTTGAAAGGCTACCCAGGAATAGGCGTACTACTCCTGGCGCTGTTTGCCGGTGCGGTGGCCGCAATGAACCTGGCCCTTGCCATAAAACTCGGAAGAAAGAAGATCTCAATGTCCAGTGGTGCTGTGGCCCATTTGGGGGTGGGTTTGATGTTCCTGGGTATTGTCGCTTCATCAATCTATGACCAATCAGAAAAGGTATCACTTTCTCAAGGTTCAGTAGGAAATGCCTTGGGCTATGATATCAATTTTGAAGGTCCCAAAGTGACTGAGGAAGCCAAAAGCATCCGCTTAATTCTTCCATTGAATGTAAAGAAAGAAAACATTCAGTTTACTGCATTGCCAGATATTCGGTCTGAACGCACCCGGGATGGCCAGACGAAGCGTTTTGTAAGTCCCCACATTCGGTGGGGTCTATTGTCGGACCTTTACATATCACCTGTAGATTTCAACCCAGGCGAAAGGCAATCCCTTAACCATCTGGATCTGAAAAAAGGACAGAAGATTCAGTTCGGCGACTATGCCCTAACGTTCACGGCCTTTGATTTATCAAGTGGAATGGGCCAACAAGATTCGAAGGACCTCAGCGTAGGAGCGAATATTGTTGTGTCCTATAAGGGTCAAGACCAAATAGAACTGAAGCCATTCATTACGGTTGGAGGTGAGCATCAACACAGCGGTTCATCGAGTCGGGTCAAACTGCCTGGGCCTGATGAAGCCTACGTGACTCTTGAGACCGTAAACGCCGGTGCAAAGACCATCCACCTTGACTACCAAGGCCCGAAACTTGGGAAAGAAACGGACAAGAAAAAGGCCCTGCCTGCGGTAATCGCAGAGGTGAGTATTAAACCTGGCATGACCGTCCTGTGGTTGGGAACGTTCTTGATGCTTTTTGGCGGTGGAATAGCAATTGCCCGGCGATGGGACAAATGAACAGAGTTCGGGATTGTGACTGGCAGCCAGCTAAGGTAGAGACACTTCGTACGAATATCTGAGAAAAAATCGGCAACGTATATGGATACGTTTCTTCGAAACAATTGCTTGAGATACTAAAACGGTTAGACAGTGGACATTATAGAGCCACAGGACAAGGAGGATAGCTTAATGAGACTTCTTAAATCCATACTACTAGCATTGCTTATAGTGACGGTTTCGGTTGAGTTTTCATTAGCAAACGAAGGCGTAGAACCCGCACCGGTGATTGAAGTTGAGGAGCCTACTTATGACTTCAAACAAGTGTCCCAAGGGGAAATTGTAAAACACGATTTTCAGGTGTCCAATCGTGGTGAAGCGCCTCTGGAAATTAAGAAAGTAAAGCCCGGTTGAGGCTGCAGTGTAGCCCGGTTTGACCGGACTATCCCTCCCGGTGGCGAGGGGACAATTACTCTCGAAGTGAATACCAAAGATAAACAAGGCAATATCCATCAAACCGCTCGCGTATTCTCTAACGATCCCAAGAATTCCGAATTGACCATCGGGATGAAAGGCAACGTATGGACGCCCATCCATCTTCGTCCCAAACACGCCCACCTTGCAGGGACCTTGGGTGAGAAAATCGAAACGGTTGTCCATATGATGGGTGAAAAGAAGGATCCCTTGATCGTAAAACTTGCTTGGGTCTCCATTCCGGACAAGGTGGAAGTGGAACTGACCGAGATCGAA of the Deltaproteobacteria bacterium genome contains:
- a CDS encoding aldehyde ferredoxin oxidoreductase; this encodes MSTILRINTREKTHSFEEAGGDLASLGGRALTSRLLLNEVPPACHPLGKGNKLIVAPGLLSGTAAANSGRLSVGAKSPLTGGIKESNSGGLVSQKLAKLGIKAVVLEDKPEDAGLSLIVIKNDSVEILPADEYVGLGNNEVIKRLWEKYGKRVGVVTIGPAGEQRLTAACINFADTNGRPGRAAGRGGLGAVMGSKGVKAIVVDDSGSGKVPLADPDAFKAANKRWVEILRGHPVTGQGLPAYGTAILINIINEAGALPTKNFRSGRFEFAQDISGEHMAELIEKRGGKTKEGCHPGCVIQCSNVYNDKDGKYLTSGFEYETIWALGANTTIKDLDDVAMLDGLCDDIGLDTIETGVTLGVAMEGGLIAWGDGKAAIELVKKVATGEPMGKIIGNGAVFTGQALGVDRIPVVKRQALPAYDPRAVKGVGVTYCTSPMGADHTAGYAVAPNILKVGGDVDPLKKEGNVEISKNLQIATAAIDSAGLCLFVAFAVLDTQDGVQTIVDMLNAQYGLSLTPDDVVSLGMSVLNDEYEFNARAGFTKIHDRLPEFFQEPLPPHNTTWDLTDEELQQAKDFG
- a CDS encoding MoaD/ThiS family protein; the protein is MATVLFNAFSFLQKKLKAQNRPYANASIDVAEGTTVTDLVNDVGLEVEEIEAVFVNGSVTSFDAILHHGDRVALVPPGTPGPYRVLLGMIAQQKNSR
- a CDS encoding MoaD/ThiS family protein — translated: MATDIQLKLFASLSKFLPSDSDRFPISSGETVQDVLMTLGVSLDDVKLIFINGIKGELTSVLQGGERVGIFPPLGGG
- a CDS encoding HesA/MoeB/ThiF family protein, with the translated sequence MATELTQKVAEVSKPSKYPDGDSYMSLSLEDIFKLSRLHDVPGREVEIAALETGVVPERYARNMKTFSLQQQATLLKSYVSVVGLGGLGGMVIEILARMGVGTLTLVDGDTFEESNLNRQFLSAEKMPHKTKTGAAAKRIRAINSSVVVYLHEEYLSEKNSTRLLGKSDVIVDSLGGLEDRFILESAAKKLGCPLVSAAVAGLTGHVTTVFPEDPGLELIYGKPDSLPSAGAEASLGCLPQVTTLLATLQCSEVAKILLKKGVVLRNKMMVVDLLDNTFEVVRLL
- the ccsA gene encoding cytochrome c biogenesis protein CcsA gives rise to the protein MKNLGQFTMWFGLIAICISSVCYMVLSSKKDNVTVRNTARFSFIGFAALITIASMLLMHSILNHEFIYSYVTRYSSRDLPLLYLISSFWAGQEGSFLLWVLLGAWLGILLMYKAKNMEPQVMFIYNLSNLFLMILLIKQSPFGLLNFAPSDGNGLNMLLQDPWMAIHPPVVFLGYAAFAIPFAYAMAALWRKDYDQWIKPGLPWVVFAFVSLGAGIIIGGY
- a CDS encoding DUF1573 domain-containing protein is translated as MRLLKSILLALLIVTVSVEFSLANEGVEPAPVIEVEEPTYDFKQVSQGEIVKHDFQVSNRGEAPLEIKKVKPG